In Rosa chinensis cultivar Old Blush chromosome 1, RchiOBHm-V2, whole genome shotgun sequence, a genomic segment contains:
- the LOC112182233 gene encoding pentatricopeptide repeat-containing protein At4g01570, with protein MRHGRPLFQAKPHIGAAAASELGDILLVASITKTLSQSGTRNLPHPPPPLSDLLLLQILRTQSLHPSKKLDFFKWSSLTHSIKHSPATFSHILRTACRAGFLSEIPGLLNIMKQHAVMVDSGTFKSLLDAFIRAGKFDMAIEILDIMQELGAELSTDMYNSVLVALVRKGQLGMALSILVKLLEGGSSQVPNCIACNELLVGLRKGDMRVEFKQVFDKLRGNEWFEMDTWGYNICIHAFGCWGDLGTSLSLFKEMKDLNSDSVFPDLSTYNSLIHVLCLVGKVDDAVTVWEELKCSGHEPDAITYRILIQGCCKCYRIEEATKIFSEMQNNGYNPDTVVYNSLMDGLFKARKVNEGCQMFERMVQYGVRASTWTYNILIDGLFRNARAEAAYTIFCDLKKKGQFVDGVTYSIVALQLCREGLLEEALELVEEMEMRGFTVDLVTISTLMIGLYKHSRWDWTDKLMKRIRDGNLLPSVLRWKVDMEATMKAPQSKKKDLTPLFPSKGDFSDVLSLISSAASKMDGVIESDDAGVKDDNNSSTDIDQWSSSPHMDHLANQLKSTDHASQLFSLSRGQRVQAKGESTFDIDMVNTFLSLFLAKGKLSIACKLFEIFSDAGANPVSYTYNSILSSFVKKGYFNEAWGVLSEMGEKVCPTDIATYNMIIQGLGKMGRADLASSVLDKLMKQGGYLDVVMYNTLINALGKANRIDEVNKLFKQMKSSGINPDVVTFNTLIEVHSKAGRLKDAYKFLKMMLDSGCTPNHVTDTTLDFLGKEIEKSRYQKASFVRNKDDS; from the coding sequence ATGCGCCATGGAAGGCCTCTATTCCAAGCCAAACCCCACATCGGCGCTGCTGCTGCTTCTGAACTGGGAGACATACTCCTGGTGGCCTCCATCACCAAGACCCTCTCCCAGTCCGGCACCCGCAACCTCCCccaccctcctcctcctctctccgaCCTTCTCCTCCTCCAAATCCTCCGCACCCAATCCCTCCACCCCTCCAAGAAACTCGACTTCTTCAAATGGTCCTCTCTCACCCATTCCATCAAACACTCCCCCGCCACTTTCTCCCACATCCTCCGCACCGCCTGCCGCGCCGGGTTCCTCTCCGAAATCCCGGGACTACTTAACATCATGAAACAACATGCTGTGATGGTCGATTCCGGAACCTTCAAGTCTTTGCTGGACGCCTTCATCAGGGCAGGTAAGTTTGACATGGCAATCGAAATTTTAGACATTATGCAAGAACTGGGTGCTGAGCTGAGTACGGATATGTACAACTCGGTGTTGGTTGCTTTAGTTAGGAAGGGTCAGTTGGGTATGGCTCTGTCTATTTTGGTTAAGCTTCTAGAAGGTGGGTCTTCTCAAGTACCCAATTGCATTGCCTGTAATGAGTTGTTGGTGGGTCTTAGGAAAGGTGACATGAGGGTAGAGTTTAAGCAGGTGTTTGATAAGCTTAGGGGGAATGAGTGGTTTGAGATGGATACTTGGGGTTATAATATTTGTATTCATGCGTTTGGGTGTTGGGGTGATCTGGGTACTAGTTTGAGTCTCTTTAAGGAGATGAAAGACTTGAACTCGGACTCGGTTTTTCCTGATTTATCTACTTATAATAGCCTCATTCATGTGCTGTGTTTGGTTGGGAAGGTGGATGATGCTGTTACTGTGTGGGAGGAGTTGAAGTGTTCGGGTCATGAGCCGGATGCCATTACATATCGGATTCTTATTCAGGGGTGTTGTAAGTGTTATCGAATAGAGGAAGCTACCAAGATTTTTAGTGAAATGCAGAACAATGGGTACAATCCGGATACGGTTGTTTATAATTCTTTGATGGATGGGTTGTTCAAGGCGAGGAAAGTTAATGAAGGGTGTCAGATGTTTGAGAGGATGGTTCAGTATGGGGTGAGAGCCTCGACGTGGACTTATAATATTCTGATTGATGGGTTGTTTAGGAATGCAAGGGCCGAGGCTGCTTACACTATATTTTGTGACTTGAAGAAGAAAGGTCAGTTTGTGGATGGTGTTACGTATAGCATTGTTGCTCTGCAACTTTGTAGGGAGGGTCTGCTCGAGGAGGCACTAGAATTGGTGGAAGAAATGGAAATGCGAGGCTTTACTGTTGATTTGGTTACTATATCAACACTCATGATTGGGCTGTATAAGCATAGTCGATGGGATTGGACAGACAAGCTCATGAAGCGTATTAGGGATGGTAATCTGCTGCCTAGTGTTCTTAGATGGAAAGTCGATATGGAAGCTACAATGAAAGCTCCACAGAGCAAGAAGAAGGACCTTACACCACTGTTCCCAAGTAAAGGTGATTTCAGCGATGTTTTGAGTCTAATAAGTTCTGCTGCCTCGAAAATGGATGGAGTCATTGAATCAGATGATGCTGGGGTTAAAGATGATAATAATTCGTCTACAGATATTGATCAGTGGTCATCATCTCCACATATGGATCACTTGGCCAATCAATTGAAGTCCACTGACCACGCCTCTCAGCTGTTTTCGCTATCTAGAGGGCAACGAGTTCAAGCCAAAGGAGAAAGCACTTTTGATATTGATATGGTAAATACTTTCTTATCCCTATTTTTGGCCAAGGGGAAGCTGAGCATAGCTTGCAAAttgtttgagattttcagtGATGCGGGTGCAAACCCTGTGAGTTACACTTATAATTCCATCTTGAGTTCGTTTGTCAAGAAGGGCTACTTCAATGAGGCATGGGGTGTGCTCAGTGAAATGGGAGAAAAAGTTTGCCCCACAGATATAGCAACATACAATATGATAATTCAAGGCTTGGGGAAGATGGGAAGGGCCGATCTAGCCAGTAGTGTTCTGGATAAGCTAATGAAGCAGGGTGGTTATCTTGATGTTGTCATGTACAACACCTTGATTAATGCGCTGGGGAAGGCTAACCGGATTGACGAAGTAAACAAGCTATTTAAGCAGATGAAGAGTAGTGGAATAAATCCTGATGTTGTCACTTTCAATACGCTTATTGAAGTTCATAGTAAAGCAGGTCGACTGAAAGATGCGTATAAATTTCTGAAAATGATGCTGGATTCAGGCTGCACACCAAACCATGTCACTGACACCACTTTGGATTTTCTGGGGAAGGAGATTGAGAAATCGAGGTACCAAAAGGCATCATTTGTACGAAATAAGGATGACTCCTGA
- the LOC112182234 gene encoding probable inactive purple acid phosphatase 29, translating to MGPFFTAAALVVLLPIWVLAAAKHHEEKPMRLRFGGDGQFKILQVADMHYADGKTTPCEDVLPSQVAGCSDLNTTAFVQRMIQAEKPNFIVFTGDNIFGFDATDAAKSMDAAFAPAITSNIPWAAVLGNHDQESDLSREGVMKHIVKYKSTQAQLNPSDQDVIDGFGNYNLEVGGVQGTGFENKSVLNLYFLDSGDYSTVPSIPGYGWIKPSQQFWFQQTSAKLKKAYMKKPQAQKSPAPGLAYFHIPLPEYASFDSSNFTGVRQEGISSASVNSGFFTTLVEAGDVKAAFTGHDHLNDFCGKLTGINLCYAGGFGYHAYGKAGWDRRARVVAATLEKTNTGGWGAVKSIKTWKRLDNQHLSTIDSEVLWTKSSAGARRKKPIGGP from the exons ATGGGTCCTTTTTTCACGGCGGCGGCGTTGGTGGTGTTGCTTCCGATCTGGGTTTTGGCGGCGGCGAAGCACCATGAAGAGAAACCCATGAggctgaggtttgggggtgatgGGCAGTTTAAGATACTGCAAGTGGCGGACATGCACTATGCCGATGGGAAAACGACGCCGTGTGAGGATGTGCTGCCGTCACAGGTGGCGGGTTGCTCTGACCTTAATACGACGGCGTTTGTTCAGCGGATGATTCAGGCTGAGAAGCCCaatttcattgttttcaccG GAGATAACATCTTTGGGTTTGATGCTACGGATGCTGCTAAATCAATGGATGCAGCATTTGCCCCAGCAATCACGTCCAACATTCCGTGGGCAGCTGTTTTGGGGAACCATGATCAGGAGTCGGACCTTTCGAGGGAAGGGGTAATGAAGCACATAGTTAAGTATAAAAGCACCCAGGCTCAACTCAATCCTTCGGATCAAGATGTTATTGATGGTTTCGGGAACTATAACCTGGAGGTAGGTGGAGTTCAGGGGACTGGTTTTGAAAACAAATCGGTTCTCAACCTATACTTCCTTGACAGTGGAGATTACTCCACAGTTCCCTCTATCCCTGGCTATGGTTGGATCAAACCCTCCCAGCAATTTTGGTTCCAACAAACTTCAGCAAAGCTAAAG AAAGCATATATGAAAAAGCCACAGGCGCAGAAATCACCAGCTCCAGGGCTCGCATACTTTCACATACCGTTACCAGAATATGCTAGTTTTGACTCATCAAACTTCACAGGAGTGAGGCAAGAAGGCATTAGCTCTGCCTCTGTGAACTCTGGCTTCTTCACAACTCTGGTTGAAGCAGGCGATGTAAAGGCAGCTTTCACAGGCCATGATCACCTCAATGACTTCTGTGGGAAGCTAACTGGCATAAACCTTTGTTATGCTGGGGGATTCGGATACCATGCATATGGGAAGGCAGGATGGGATAGGAGAGCAAGGGTGGTAGCAGCAACCTTAGAGAAAACAAATACTGGAGGTTGGGGAGCAGTCAAGTCAATCAAAACATGGAAACGCCTCGACAATCAGCACCTCAGTACTATCGATAGTGAGGTTCTCTGGACCAAGAGTTCTGCGG GTGCACGTAGAAAGAAACCCATTGGCGGTCCTTGA
- the LOC112182487 gene encoding uncharacterized protein C594.04c, whose translation MYLQVTTMASSNLKHAVIAFLAPVPSILFYLSFLNNQSHQTSSTGSLSPLWEWCYHHPLLLANALFFLNVNVLFWVISQVLSNHWMISLYWTVIPVMLVHYYRAHPLADYDWWRSIIAILMTWVWSLRMVHNYFRRENWQWSAREDWRFTNMTSQYGKHWWWASFFAIYLAQQVFLIGLCLPMYVIHSVNVPLNIWDFAAIMICISGIAIAYYADTQLYNFASKNKKLKALGEPVVVTLDEGLWRYSRHPNYFGEQLWWWGLAIFAWNLGHGWTFIGSFLNTMCLAYVTKLVEQRMLEQDYRAEAYKQYQKTTSVWIPWFKASPIGGKDKKP comes from the exons ATGTACTTGCAAGTTACAACCATGGCTAGTAGTAACTTGAAGCATGCAGTGATAGCATTTCTAGCTCCCGTTCCCTCCATTCTCTTCTACCTTTCATTTCTCAACAACCAGAGTCACCAAACCAGTAGTACTGGGAGTCTGTCTCCCCTTTGGGAATGGTGCTATCACCACCCTCTTCTATTAGCCAAtgccctcttcttcctcaatGTCAATGTCCTCTTCTGGGTCATCAGCCAAGTCTTATCTAATCACTGG ATGATCTCTTTGTATTGGACAGTGATACCTGTAATGCTAGTTCACTACTATAGGGCTCACCCTCTGGCTGATTATGATTGGTGGCGCTCCATTATTGCAATTTTGATGACTTGGGTTTGGAGCCTCAGGATGGTTCACAACTATTTTAGGCGGGAAAATTGGCAGTGGAGTGCCAGGGAGGATTGGCGATTCACCAATATGACCTCACAATACGGCAAGCACTGGTGGTGGGCTTCCTTCTTCGCCATCTATCTCGCTCAACAG GTTTTTCTAATTGGACTATGCCTTCCAATGTATGTAATCCACTCAGTTAATGTGCCACTGAACATATGGGATTTTGCTGCCATCATGATCTGCATTTCTGGCATTGCTATAGCATACTATGCTGACACACAACTCTACAACTTTGCAAGTAAAAACAAGAAGCTAAAAGCGCTTGGAGAGCCAGTTGTGGTCACTCTTGATGAGGGGTTGTGGCGTTATTCACGGCATCCGAACTACTTTGGAGAGCAATTATGGTGGTGGGGACTCGCTATATTTGCATGGAACCTCGGACATGGTTGGACCTTCATTGGCTCTTTCCTCAATACAATGTGTTTAGCTTATGTGACAAAGCTTGTGGAACAGCGAATGTTAGAACAGGACTACAGAGCAGAAGCATACAAGCAGTATCAGAAGACAACCTCAGTTTGGATACCTTGGTTCAAGGCATCCCCAATTGGAGGAAAAGATAAGAAACCTTAG
- the LOC112182488 gene encoding uncharacterized protein C594.04c has translation MASNNVKNAVVAFLAPLPSILFYLTFLHNHQTSSSPEALSPIWAWCYHHPLLLANAVFFFNVNVLFWVISQVLSSHWMIDLYWTVIPVMLVHYYRTHPLADFNWWRSTIGVVLTWVWSVRLTHNYFRRENWQWGAREDWRFTDMNSQYGKQWWWISFFAVYLSQQVFLIGICLPLYVIHSVNVPLNMWDFVAIIVCISGIVVAYIADTQLHEFVSRNNEFKQLGKPVVPNLDEGLWRYSRHPNYFGEQLWWWGLVVFAWNLGQGWTFVGSFVNTMCLAYVTTLVEKRMLKQDFRAEAYRQYQKTTSVWIPWFKSSATGEKDKKA, from the exons ATGGCTTCTAATAACGTCAAGAACGCAGTGGTTGCATTTCTAGCTCCCCTTCCCTCCATTCTCTTCTACCTCACATTCCTCCACAACCACCAAACCAGTAGTAGCCCTGAGGCTCTCTCTCCTATTTGGGCATGGTGTTATCACCACCCTCTTCTTCTAGCCAATgccgtcttcttcttcaacgtCAATGTCCTCTTTTGGGTCATCAGCCAAGTCCTCTCCAGCCATTGG ATGATCGATTTGTATTGGACTGTGATACCTGTAATGCTGGTTCATTACTACCGGACTCACCCTCTGGCTGATTTTAACTGGTGGCGGTCAACGATTGGAGTGGTGTTGACTTGGGTTTGGAGCGTAAGGCTGACCCATAACTATTTTAGGCGGGAAAATTGGCAATGGGGAGCCAGAGAGGACTGGAGGTTCACCGATATGAACTCACAGTACGGCAAACAGTGGTGGTGGATTTCTTTCTTTGCTGTTTATCTTTCTCAGCAG GTTTTTCTGATTGGAATATGCCTTCCTTTGTATGTGATCCACTCGGTTAATGTGCCATTGAACATGTGGGATTTTGTTGCCATCATTGTCTGCATTTCTGGTATTGTTGTTGCATACATTGCCGATACGCAGCTCCATGAGTTTGTGAGTAGAAACAATGAGTTTAAGCAGCTTGGGAAGCCGGTTGTGCCCAATCTTGATGAGGGGTTGTGGCGTTATTCGCGACATCCcaactattttggagagcagTTGTGGTGGTGGGGACTGGTTGTGTTTGCATGGAACCTGGGACAGGGATGGACCTTTGTCGGCTCTTTTGTCAATACAATGTGTTTGGCTTATGTGACGACGCTTGTGGAGAAGCGAATGCTGAAGCAAGATTTCAGAGCAGAAGCATACAGGCAGTATCAGAAGACTACCTCAGTGTGGATCCCTTGGTTCAAGTCATCTGCAACTGGAGAAAAAGATAAGAAAGCTTAA